A genome region from Triticum aestivum cultivar Chinese Spring chromosome 2B, IWGSC CS RefSeq v2.1, whole genome shotgun sequence includes the following:
- the LOC123040223 gene encoding bidirectional sugar transporter SWEET6b-like has protein sequence MNCLLWFFYGLPIVHPNSTLVLTINGIGLVIEGAYIIIFIIYAAKNTRWKMLGVLALEAAFVAAVVAGVLLGAHTHEKRSMIVGILCVIFGSIMYASPLTIMGKVIRTKSVEYMPFFLSLVNFLSGCCWTAYALIKFDIYITIPNALGTIFGLIQLILYFYYYRSTPKKGKNVELPTVLTKNAITSGIVSVTIEK, from the exons ATGAACTGCCTGCTCTGGTTCTTTTATGGGCTCCCCATCGTCCACCCCAACAGCACCCTCGTCCTCACCATCAACGGCATCGGCCTCGTCATTGAGGGTGCctacatcatcatcttcatcatctacgCGGCCAAGAACACAAGG TGGAAGATGCTGGGCGTGCTCGCCCTCGAGGCGGCGTTCGTGGCTGCCGTGGTGGCCGGCGTGCTCCTCGGTGCCCACACCCATGAGAAGCGCTCCATGATCGTAGGCATCCTCTGCGTCATCTTCGGCTCCATCATGTATGCCTCCCCGCTCACCATCATG GGTAAAGTGATCAGGACCAAGAGTGTGGAGTACATGCCATTCTTCCTGTCGCTGGTGAACTTCCTCAGTGGCTGCTGCTGGACGGCCTATGCGCTTATCAAGTTTGACATCTACATCACG ATCCCCAATGCTCTCGGTACAATCTTTGGTCTCATCCAGCTGATCCTGTACTTCTACTACTACAGATCGACCCCCAAGAAGGGCAAGAATGTTGAACTGCCCACTGTCCTCACCAAAAACGCCATTACCAGCGGCATTGTCTCCGTCACCATAGAGAAATAA